A stretch of Eleutherodactylus coqui strain aEleCoq1 chromosome 2, aEleCoq1.hap1, whole genome shotgun sequence DNA encodes these proteins:
- the LOC136610016 gene encoding PE-PGRS family protein PE_PGRS33-like: MQKGVIDTVSGVTGGLLVGEGKGNILKGVANTVGGVTGGLLGGGGEGNILKGVANTVGGLTGALLGGGGEGNILKDVANTVGGLTGALLGGGGEGNILKGVANTVGGVTGALLGSGGEGNLLKGVANTVGGVTGALLSSGGKGNMNKDVANTVGGLTGAILGGGGEGNLLKGVANTVGGVTGALLGGGGGGNLLKGVANTVGGVTGALLGGGGEGNILKGVANTVGGVTGGLLGSGGKGNILKGVANTVGEVTGGLLGGGGEGNILKGVANTVGGVTGALLGSGGEGNLLKGVANTVGGLTGALLGSGGGGNLLKGVANTVGGVTGGLLGSGGKGNMNKDVANTVGEVTGGLLGGAQQGNILGGLLGSLIG; the protein is encoded by the coding sequence ATGCAAAAAGGTGTAATAGACACTGTTAGTGGAGTGACTGGAGGTCTCCTAGTTGGTGAAGGGAAAGGAAATATACTAAAAGGTGTAGCAAACACTGTTGGTGGAGTGACTGGAGGTCTCCTAGGTGGTGGAGGGGAAGGAAATATACTAAAAGGTGTAGCAAACACTGTTGGTGGACTGACTGGAGCTCTCCTAGGTGGTGGAGGGGAAGGAAATATACTAAAAGATGTAGCAAACACTGTTGGTGGACTGACTGGAGCTCTCCTAGGTGGTGGAGGGGAAGGAAATATACTAAAAGGTGTAGCAAACACTGTTGGTGGAGTGACTGGAGCTCTCCTAGGTAGTGGAGGGGAAGGAAATCTACTAAAAGGTGTAGCAAACACTGTTGGTGGAGTGACTGGAGCTCTTCTAAGTAGTGGAGGGAAAGGAAATATGAACAAAGATGTAGCAAACACCGTTGGTGGACTGACTGGAGCTATCCTAGGTGGTGGAGGGGAAGGAAATCTACTAAAAGGTGTAGCAAACACTGTTGGTGGAGTGACTGGAGCTCTCCTAggtggtggagggggaggaaATCTACTAAAAGGTGTAGCAAACACTGTTGGTGGAGTGACTGGAGCTCTCCTAGGTGGTGGAGGGGAAGGAAATATACTAAAAGGTGTAGCAAACACTGTTGGTGGAGTGACTGGAGGTCTCCTAGGTAGTGGAGGGAAAGGAAATATACTAAAAGGTGTAGCAAACACAGTTGGTGAAGTGACTGGAGGTCTTCTAGGTGGTGGAGGGGAAGGAAATATACTAAAAGGTGTAGCAAACACTGTTGGTGGAGTGACTGGAGCTCTCCTAGGTAGTGGAGGGGAAGGAAATCTACTAAAAGGTGTAGCAAACACTGTTGGTGGACTGACTGGAGCTCTCCTAGGTAGTGGAGGGGGAGGAAATCTACTAAAAGGTGTAGCAAACACTGTTGGTGGAGTGACTGGAGGTCTCCTAGGTAGTGGAGGGAAAGGAAATATGAACAAAGATGTAGCAAACACCGTTGGTGAAGTGACTGGAGGTCTCCTAGGTGGTGCACAGCAAGGAAATATATTAGGAGGATTATTAGGCAGTCTCATTGGATAA